In a genomic window of Hyphomonas sp.:
- a CDS encoding protein-glutamate O-methyltransferase CheR — protein sequence MSEPERQMQEEVFNELAELALKGSGQAIPKSKSYLIEARLAAIARREGFGTMADLVHCLKSRANPVFAAEVAAALVSKDTWFFRERDALQRIVEEILPKRLKASNTGRLKVWCAGGGTGQEAYSLAILLEDELPASLRGAKIDILSTDICKVATEKARTARYGHYEVQKGLSIHRLVKHFTRLETGQWEASEALRSRVSFRQHNLLERADGLGNFDVILCRNVLSGMDRSVRAKVIDSVAGQMMPGGMILLGTGESVIGLTDKLEPARHFRGGWVAAGTANAEASAA from the coding sequence ATGTCCGAACCGGAGCGTCAGATGCAGGAAGAGGTGTTCAACGAATTGGCTGAGCTGGCGCTGAAAGGCTCCGGGCAGGCAATTCCGAAATCCAAATCCTATCTCATCGAGGCGCGCCTAGCGGCGATTGCCCGCCGTGAGGGATTCGGCACAATGGCCGATCTGGTTCACTGCCTGAAATCCCGCGCAAACCCGGTTTTTGCTGCGGAAGTGGCGGCCGCGCTCGTTTCCAAGGATACCTGGTTCTTCCGCGAGCGCGATGCGCTTCAGCGCATAGTCGAGGAAATTCTCCCGAAGCGTCTCAAAGCGTCCAATACCGGCCGGCTGAAAGTCTGGTGCGCAGGAGGCGGCACCGGTCAGGAAGCCTACTCCCTTGCCATCCTGCTGGAAGACGAACTGCCTGCCAGCCTGCGCGGCGCAAAGATCGATATCCTGTCGACCGACATCTGCAAGGTGGCGACCGAGAAGGCCCGGACCGCCCGCTATGGCCACTACGAAGTCCAGAAGGGCCTGTCGATCCATCGTCTCGTGAAACACTTCACGCGCCTCGAGACGGGGCAGTGGGAGGCCTCTGAAGCCTTGCGCTCCCGGGTCAGCTTTCGTCAGCACAATCTGCTCGAGCGCGCTGACGGGCTCGGCAATTTCGATGTCATCCTGTGTCGCAATGTCCTGTCGGGCATGGACCGGTCCGTTCGGGCCAAGGTGATCGACAGTGTCGCCGGACAGATGATGCCCGGCGGAATGATCCTGCTGGGTACGGGCGAAAGCGTGATCGGATTGACCGACAAGCTGGAGCCGGCGCGGCATTTCCGGGGTGGCTGGGTCGCGGCCG
- a CDS encoding response regulator produces the protein MKTCLIVDDSRVVRKVAARIVRDLKFEVLEAGDGADAMRQCRQQMPDAILLDWNMPIMNGLDFLRALRREENGKHPLVVFCSIENDAEHINEALSSGADEFIMKPFDADILESKFAEVGLV, from the coding sequence ATGAAAACCTGTCTGATCGTTGACGATTCCAGAGTGGTCCGCAAGGTTGCGGCCCGGATCGTGCGCGACCTGAAATTCGAGGTTCTGGAAGCCGGGGACGGCGCTGATGCGATGCGCCAGTGCCGCCAGCAAATGCCGGATGCGATCCTGCTGGACTGGAACATGCCCATCATGAATGGCCTGGATTTCCTGCGCGCCCTGCGGAGGGAGGAGAATGGCAAACATCCGCTGGTCGTGTTCTGCTCCATTGAAAATGACGCCGAACACATCAATGAAGCATTGAGCTCAGGCGCGGACGAATTCATCATGAAGCCGTTCGATGCCGATATTCTGGAAAGCAAATTTGCAGAAGTCGGGCTGGTCTGA
- a CDS encoding histidine phosphotransferase family protein — MIDPARLSAYIASRICHDLVSPVSSVTNALDLMNDPGDVEMKAQAEALLHDGAEKAGARIQFLRYAFGSIGLNAGAADIHEARKITENFVASHRPSIEFDIQTDHLSFSHVRMMMNLVMMGIDCLPRGGVIHVRIRNEPVGLTIALTCKGNRARLRPDIGNGIKGIEPEDGWRPENIQPLFAKIICDGLGGELTASEGDESVIIMAAGIRAEG, encoded by the coding sequence ATGATCGATCCAGCACGCCTGTCCGCGTATATCGCTTCGCGCATCTGCCATGATCTGGTCTCGCCGGTGTCATCGGTTACCAATGCGCTGGACCTGATGAATGATCCCGGCGACGTGGAGATGAAGGCCCAGGCCGAGGCGCTGCTGCATGACGGCGCGGAAAAGGCCGGCGCGCGGATCCAGTTCCTGCGCTATGCCTTCGGCTCCATCGGCCTGAATGCCGGGGCAGCAGACATCCATGAAGCGCGCAAGATCACCGAGAATTTTGTCGCCAGTCACCGCCCCAGCATAGAATTCGATATCCAGACCGATCATCTGAGCTTCTCGCATGTGCGGATGATGATGAATCTGGTGATGATGGGCATTGATTGCCTACCACGCGGCGGTGTGATCCATGTGCGCATCCGGAACGAGCCGGTCGGGCTGACGATTGCGCTGACCTGCAAGGGCAATCGCGCCCGGTTGCGGCCGGATATCGGCAATGGCATCAAGGGTATCGAGCCCGAGGATGGCTGGCGGCCAGAGAATATCCAGCCCCTGTTCGCCAAGATCATCTGCGACGGGCTGGGTGGGGAACTGACCGCCAGTGAAGGCGATGAGAGCGTCATCATCATGGCCGCCGGCATTCGCGCCGAAGGCTGA
- a CDS encoding YdbL family protein → MKSLRTLFAAIALAFGLATLAPAAWAGDPVIDAAIEAGQVGERIDGRLGVVGSADPALIRRVQEINNKRAAKYAEVAAETGTTVAEVARITGEKQIAKLRPGQYYMDASGSWKQK, encoded by the coding sequence ATGAAATCCCTTCGCACCCTTTTCGCAGCCATCGCACTGGCATTCGGTCTGGCAACGCTGGCACCGGCAGCCTGGGCCGGCGACCCGGTCATTGATGCAGCCATTGAAGCCGGCCAGGTCGGCGAGCGCATCGACGGACGCCTCGGCGTGGTTGGATCAGCTGACCCCGCTCTGATTCGACGGGTTCAGGAAATCAACAACAAGCGCGCGGCAAAATATGCCGAAGTCGCGGCCGAGACCGGCACGACTGTCGCTGAAGTGGCGCGCATCACCGGTGAGAAACAGATCGCCAAGCTCCGCCCCGGCCAGTACTACATGGATGCCAGCGGCTCCTGGAAACAGAAATAG
- a CDS encoding YnbE family lipoprotein, which produces MNYAKVLLAGAGVAALVACTPTVRIEPSDKPIKIDLNVNITQEVRVILDKEVEDLIADNPDLF; this is translated from the coding sequence ATGAATTATGCAAAAGTCCTGCTGGCCGGCGCAGGCGTTGCGGCGCTCGTCGCCTGCACGCCGACGGTCCGCATCGAACCGTCCGACAAGCCGATCAAGATCGACCTGAACGTCAACATCACCCAGGAAGTCCGCGTGATCCTCGACAAGGAAGTCGAGGACCTGATCGCCGACAACCCCGATCTGTTCTAG